The Thalassotalea sp. LPB0316 nucleotide sequence TTCATCACGGTTCACCGTGGCGCTACGACCAACACGTACCAATCGTCTTCGCCGGCCATAATGTAAAGCCACACAGAGTATATGACCAAGTTTCGACTACAGATATTGCACCGACCTTATCAGCCTACATTGGCGCGCTTTCACCTTCAGGGGCGAATGGTAAAGTGCTAACGCAGGTAGTTGAAAAACAACCTTAATTATCGCTAATTGCACAGACTAAAAAGCTCCTTTATTAGGAGCTTTTTTTATGACGCTATGAGGATTTACTATTGAAGTGATGTGCACATAAAAGTGAGACAGGTCATTTAACCCCTTTTTGTCCAATGGCGGAGATCGGTAAAAGTTAATTAAATGCTTCCGTTATTGCGGTGAAAACCGCAACCTCCTGAACACACAGCGAGCGCATAAGAGATTACCGCCTTCGCGGCAATGACGATAGCGATTAGAGATTACCGCCTCGATAATTGCTCCCTGCATTATTCTAATTACCTACATCCATGTTGACATACGCGGCAATGACGGTAGCGTTTGGAGATTACCGCCTCGATAATTGCTCCCTGCATTATTCTAATTACTTACATCCATATAGGCATTCGCGGTAATGATATTACGAGTCATACCCGAGTCGTCGGGTATCTTTGTTATGCTACAAGAGGAGATTACCGCCTACGCGGCAATGACGATAGCGATTGGAGATTACCGCCTCGATAATTGCTCCCTGCATTATTCTAATTACCTACATCCATGTTGACATACGCGGCAATGACGGTAGCGTTTGGAGATTACCGCCTCGATAATTGCTCCCTGCATTATTCTAATTACCTACATCCATGTTGACATACGCGGCAATGACGATAGCGATTAGAGATTACCGCCTCGATAATTGCCCCCTGCATTATTCTAATTACCTACATCCATGTTGACATACGCGGCAATGACGTTGTGCCGTTTACAGGTATAGTTTTAATGTCAATACTTAATGCCGTGGTTCGCTGTAAGAGTAATTGGTCGATGCAACGCTATCCTCAAACAGGGGGAGCATTGCATCGAAACACAGTAAACGGTTACCAAGCGCACATCACCGACAATAGTATCATTGCGTGATTAAAGTCTCTCTAGCAACTGTCTGATAAGTAAATTAATCTTTTGGGTTCATCGATAAATCAACACGCTGGGTTGATTTACCAGCAACTCGTTTAGTTTTTAGTACGTATTTCAACGCTGATGTCAATTTAACTGGCTGTTTACCCTGTTCAGCAAAAACCGAGTCAAAACAACCATTTAATGACGTATTACTGTCAATTTTTTCCGCTCTTAAAAGGTTAACCTTATCAGCTCCACTAAACCAGTCTAGGTAAACATATGCCCATTTGATAAACCGACGCGCGTTTTTATCGTGACTTGCTTGAGCTAATTGGCCTTTAACTTTACTCGCCTGGTAACGCGGTTTGACTCGCTTGATACTCAGCTTCTTCCAGGCGTATATAAGTACAATAAAAATAAGTAAACCGACAACTAATTCCTGCCAATAATTAGCCATTTGTTTAGCTAACTTTATTAATTTCTCTTTTGGAGATAGTTGACCTAGCTCAACGACTTGCGCCTCTATCGTAATATACTCAACGGTTTGACTTTCAGTGTTATACCAAGTGAACTCGACACTTGGAATAACCACTTCACCACTTTCCTCGACAACATAATCAATTTTTTGAATACGTTTAGCTAGCTTATTACCGCGAGTGTTGTCATCAAGTAATTGAGGCGGCTTAACATAATGAGCAAGCCCCTTAATTGGCGGATGATTTATCTCTGGTAGCATCATTGCGAGTAAACCATCAGCTTCGATAGTAATCGTTCTTTCAATCGAAAAACCCGGTTTTAACACGTCAAATGACTTATCCCACTGTTCAGATACCTTAAACGATTTTGCTGGCCACCACGTATCAACAAAGGCTAATTCAGCTGGCACAGAAACTTCAAAATTCAAGGGCTTCGAGTAAACTTCGCCTGATACATCGCCTACTCCGGGTACAAATACCTTCATATCGATTTTGATAGCAGGAATTTCAAAGCGACCACTCGTTTGAGGAAAAACAGAAAAACGCTTGTGCTGCATTACCCAAGTTTCGCCATTAATTCGCTGAGTTTCATTGCTACCGAAGGTATCTCGCTGAACGACAACGGCATTAGGGATCTCAGGTAAGGTAAAGCGATTGGCCCCTTTAAACCAAGTTTGTGTGGCGAATGTTAAAGTAACCGTTAACTCTTGACCGACAACAAGCTCACCTGACTCGACAAGCTTGATATCAACAGAGACTTTTTCTTGTTCAACGAGTTCTTCAAGTGTTGCTGCATGGAGGTGCAGCGTCATCGCCAATAAAAAAAGGGTCAACAATAAGCGTTGTAACATCACTGACTCCCCCTATTATTCACTTGAGCTTGGAACTTATTGGCCAGAAAAGCAGCGGGATCTTTTTGCACGTTTTTCATCCACATCTTATTTAGCGCCGCATCATTGAGAATTTCGTCAGCGCTATATTGTTTGACTTCCACCTGCTTACCCCGAACCTCTTCCTTACGCCCCTTAGACTTATGGAATTTATCATTTTCTGCTTCTTGCGAACTTTCAGACTGCTCTTCCATATCTTGTTGTTGAGATTCACTCATCAAATCTCTAGCCTCGATAATGACTCGAACCAGCTTAAGGTTGTTTTGCACCTCTGGCCAGTTGGGATATTCCTCGAGTAAATCCAAATACACTTCTTCAGCTTCCCAATAGCTTTCATTGTGGGCATACGAATTACCGAGGGCAAAACGCGCTTCTTTCGTTTTTAAACGAGAGAAGTATTGTGCTGCCAACTCCCATTCCTCGTTCATATAATAAGAGGTTGCTTTCCAATGAGTATTTTCAAATGCTCGCGCTGCTTTGCCATATTGGCCGGTGTAAAAATACCACTGCCCTTGTTGATTCGGTGTTACCCATTGTTCAATAAAGCTAGTTTCTTGCGCGTAAGAAGGTGTCGATGGCAACAAGACCAAAGCAAAGACAAAACTCGTCCACCGAATACTCCACCCCTTTCTAAACCACAGTAAATAAAACAGCATTGCAGGAAAAATGAGCCAATAGCCACCATCAATCCAAGGTGCGTGTTTTTCATCAGCGACAACGAAAAAGTTTTTCGTTTTACTCACTAGTGTGTCTACGTCTGTTTTATCGATGGTAATTTTTTGATAATAGCCACCGGTATCACTTGCTAAAGCAGTCAGTGAGCGCTCGTCTAACGTTGCATAACTCACGCCTTGAGCATCTTGCTCTTGCTGGGTAAGACCAACACCATAAACCAATAATTGATATGGGTATTTATCAAAAAACGCGGTAAACGCTTTTTGGTCAGTCTCAGTTAAGCCATCAGAAATAAGCAGAACCGTTGCCGGTGTTGTATCGTCAATCGGTACTTGCTCAATAATAGCAAGCGCATTATCGGCAAACTTGCCCTGCTTAGGCATAATTTCAGGTGTAACCCCCGACAAATAATTAATCAAAATATCTTTGTCATTGGTTAATGGCAATACAGTATGTGCGCTACCAGCATAAACAATGAGACTGGTGTAGCCACTGTCTCGTTGATTGAGTAAATCTTCGATTTTGTGTTTTGCTCGTTCAATGCGAGAAGGCTGAATATCTTCCGTTGCCATCGACTCGCTTGCATCAAGTACAACAAATAACACTGACGCATCTTCTAAAAATGGCGAAGGTTGGCGTTGCCAACTGGGTCCCATCATCACAACAATAATGGTGGCAAGTAAAACCCAAGCCATGAATTTGGGCGAAAACGTTTTATTGGCTTCTTTATTCGCGACCAACTGGTCATAAATATGAGGTGCAAACGCTTTATTTTGCTTATCTCGTTTATCTTGGCTTTGGCTGTTTTTCCATATTAAGTAACCAAGCACAATAAACAATAAGCCCCACCATGGGCGCAAAAAGTGAAACTGTTGAAAGAACTGATCTGGAAAAAGGGTTTCTAACATACTATCCAGCCACCTTTGACTTGTTTGTCATACTTAAATAAAAAATCATCAAGAGATTAAGCATTAATGCAATACCGATTAACACGTGATGCAAACTGCTTTTCGGTCGAAAGCTAATCGATGAAAACTCTTGCTGCTCAATATCGGCAATCGCCTGATAAGCATTGGCTAACTCTTGCGTATCGAGTGCTTGGAAGTAACCACCACCAGTTATTTCAGCCATGCGCTCAAGCGTCTCTGTATCGAGCTTTTGCTCGCCTACCGTTCTTGGGTCACCAATCGCGATGGTATAAATTTTCACACCATAGGTTTGCGCTATTTTAGCGGCATCTACTGGGGGCACTTTACTGCCTGAGTCATTGCCGTCAGTGAGTATAATTAACACCCTGTTATCGGTATCACTCTCTTCAAAATGCTTAATCGCCAAGCCAACAGCATCACCAATTACGGTGCTAGGTCCTGCCATCGCAATTTGCAACTCATTGAGTAACGTCAGCCAGGTTTTGTGATCTTCACTAAACGGCATTTGTAAATAGGCAGCCGAGCCAAAAATAATCAAACCTAAACGATCTTTCTCGCGTTGAGTCGCCAATTCTTGTAATACCGATTTAACCACAGTTAACCGGTCAACATTTTCGCCTGGCGATATTTCAAAATCTTGCGCACTCATTGATCCCGAAGCGTCAACCGCAACCATCAAATCACGGCCTGTTTTAGTTTGTTCGATTGGTTCACCTAGTAATTGTGGTTTTGCCGCCGCTAGCACCAATAAGCACCAAGTTGTTAGTAAAACAAAGCGCTGTAGTTTATTGGGCTTAACAACCTCGGCACCACTTTGCGGTTTTTCACCTGAGACATCGATGAGGTACTTAAAAAACGGTACCGTCACCATATGAGTTTGCTGTTTATACTCGGGTATAAATCGTACGAACCAAGGCAGTGGTAATAACAAGAGTAACCACGGGTATACAACTTCAAACATCCTTTTGCCCTCTCAATAACTTCAAGCTTGGCAACGTTATCGGCTTAACTAATGGTCTAACACCTGTATAAGGGTGAACAGTGAGCCAAGTGGTAATTTGACTAACAATTTGCTGCCACTTCGCAGCGTCAACTTCTTCGCTAGGTTTTTTATACAAATTAGCACTGAGTAAGTTGACCGTTTCGTCATCAAAGACCTCTTGGTTAGCTTGCTGGTTTAACAAATCAAACCATTGCCGGCCAGTTAATGAAGCAATTTGGTCGCGCTCAAAGACGTACAGTGATGTTCCTTTTAACAATTGCGCCATGTCACTAAGCCCCGCATGGCTCGGCGTATTTGCTGCGAGTAACATGAGTTGTTGTTTCGCTTGTTTGCGGTAGCGATTGTTTACTGCATAAATAGTTTGTTTGACTATGCGATAGACTAAGTAAGCCGTTAATAGGATAAAAACGTACTTCCAAGCAGGTGCCAGCGGGAGAATGGGCAATGGATCAGGTAAAGCTATTTCAGACATTCCCTGCAGCGCATAATTGCCAAACGGCATTTCAATAGGCACAGTTTCTTGACTCATTATGCCGCTCCTAGATACTGACGAATTTGCTTAGCGACATCGTCATGGGTATTAAAACTCAACATGGGAATATTGTGTTTGGCAAAGGTTTGCGAAATAGCTTTAATCGCAGCTCTTGTGTATGCGTTGTAATCATCGACTAGCGCTTGATTGGTTGCATCAATTTGCATTTGAAATTCACCGTCGCCGACGACCATGTCTTGTAATTTAGCAATGTCATGCTCAAGCGAGTCGGCTACGTAGTACACGATGATATCATTGTGCTCTGTAATTTTTGACAGGCTAGTCAACACCCTTGATTGGCGCTCATTGAAATCTGAAATCACAATAACAAGATAATCATGAGTAATGAGTTTTTCCGATTTAGCGAGTAACTCAGGCATAGAAAGTACTTGTTTTTTGCCACTACCTGTTGCCGTTAACCTTTGATTAAATTTAGCAAGTAGCGCCATATATTGCTGAATTTTAGCGCGACTTCGCGTCGGTGGGCATTCAACAAAATTTTCATCACCTAAAAAGATAAAGCCTATGCGATCACCGTCGTCAAGGGCCTTCCATGCGGTAAGCGCAGCGAGTTCCGCAGCAATAACCGACTTCATTTTCCACTGACTACCAAAAAACATACCTCTGCGCTGATCAACAATAATCATCACAGGACGGTCTTTTTCCTCGGCATAAATCCGAACATAAGGTTTGCGCATTCGATTGGTTACACGCCAATCCATCGAGCGAATATCATCGCCGGGGCGATAATCTCGCAGTTCGACAAAGTCTAAACCCCGACCACGTATGGTCGATCGTTTACGGCCCATTAAAACACTTTTCACTGGTTGTTTTGGTAAAAAACTAAAACCGTGTGCATGATGCTTAAGGCGCATCAAATGCTTTAATGAGGTATGAATTCTTTCATCTAGCGCTTGCTCTCTCATCATGAGCCTCGCGTTAAATTACAGCAACTTGCTTGATGATTTCACTAATGACATCGTCAGTTGTCACGCCATCGGCTTGCGCTTCATAACTCAAGGCAATGCGGTGACGCAGCACATCGGCAACAATAGAACGAACATCGTCAGGATCGACGTAATCTTTGCCATTTAGCCAGGCTTGCGCACGAGCACATTTGTCCAGGGTTATCGTTGCACGCGGACTCGAACCAACGGCTATCCAGTCTTTAAGTGGGCTATCAGTGTAACGTTCAGGTTTGCGCGTAGCCATGATAATAGCGACAATGTACTTTTCGACGTCTTCACTAATATGCATACTCGTTACCGCTTCACGCGCCTGAAAAATGACCTCTTGCTCAACTTGAACAGGTGTATGAGATTGTTGAGCTTCTTCACCACGAACTAAGCGAATAATCGATAATTCAGCTTCATCGTCTGGGTAATCTAAGTTGATTTTCATGGCAAAGCGATCCATTTGTGCTTCAGGTAACGGATACGTCCCTTCCTGCTCAATGGGGTTTTGTGTCGCCAGTACCATAAATAGTGGCGGCAGTTTGTAGCTTTTGCCCATCACGGTAACTTGGCGCTCTTCCATCGCTTCAAGCAAGGCGGCTTGTACCTTAGCAGGCGCACGGTTAATCTCATCAGCAAGGACTAAGTTATTAAAGATAGGCCCCTCTTTAAAGGTTAGCGTCGGTTTGCCTTCTACTTCTTGATAAACCTCTGTACCTGTAACATCTGACGGCAGTAAGTCAGGTGTGAATTGAATACGCCCTAAGTTAGCAGTAAGCACTTTAGCAAGGGTTCTTATCGAACGAGTTTTTGCTGTACCAGGTAAACCTTCTAGCAAGACATTACCGTTAGTTAATAACGCAATTGTTAGTGCATTGACTAACTTTTCTTGGCCCAGTACTGACTGATTGACTTCTGCTTGAAGCGCTTTTACTTGATCTAGTAACGTTGTCATAATTTATCTTCTTACAATCCTTTAACGACATGATGAAAATAGCAAACTCATCAAAAACTTATTTTGCCAAACTGGCATTTTACCAAAGCCAAATACCAAGATTTTCGACAGTATATATTTTGCTGATGATGCTTTGAGTGTACCTAGTTTTTATTGCAAATTCACGACTTTGTAACCTTAAATTAACAAATAAATTTTATTAAAAAACTAAGCGATATAATCTGATATTCTTATAACCT carries:
- a CDS encoding vWA domain-containing protein, giving the protein MFEVVYPWLLLLLPLPWFVRFIPEYKQQTHMVTVPFFKYLIDVSGEKPQSGAEVVKPNKLQRFVLLTTWCLLVLAAAKPQLLGEPIEQTKTGRDLMVAVDASGSMSAQDFEISPGENVDRLTVVKSVLQELATQREKDRLGLIIFGSAAYLQMPFSEDHKTWLTLLNELQIAMAGPSTVIGDAVGLAIKHFEESDTDNRVLIILTDGNDSGSKVPPVDAAKIAQTYGVKIYTIAIGDPRTVGEQKLDTETLERMAEITGGGYFQALDTQELANAYQAIADIEQQEFSSISFRPKSSLHHVLIGIALMLNLLMIFYLSMTNKSKVAG
- a CDS encoding DUF4381 domain-containing protein gives rise to the protein MSQETVPIEMPFGNYALQGMSEIALPDPLPILPLAPAWKYVFILLTAYLVYRIVKQTIYAVNNRYRKQAKQQLMLLAANTPSHAGLSDMAQLLKGTSLYVFERDQIASLTGRQWFDLLNQQANQEVFDDETVNLLSANLYKKPSEEVDAAKWQQIVSQITTWLTVHPYTGVRPLVKPITLPSLKLLRGQKDV
- a CDS encoding vWA domain-containing protein translates to MLETLFPDQFFQQFHFLRPWWGLLFIVLGYLIWKNSQSQDKRDKQNKAFAPHIYDQLVANKEANKTFSPKFMAWVLLATIIVVMMGPSWQRQPSPFLEDASVLFVVLDASESMATEDIQPSRIERAKHKIEDLLNQRDSGYTSLIVYAGSAHTVLPLTNDKDILINYLSGVTPEIMPKQGKFADNALAIIEQVPIDDTTPATVLLISDGLTETDQKAFTAFFDKYPYQLLVYGVGLTQQEQDAQGVSYATLDERSLTALASDTGGYYQKITIDKTDVDTLVSKTKNFFVVADEKHAPWIDGGYWLIFPAMLFYLLWFRKGWSIRWTSFVFALVLLPSTPSYAQETSFIEQWVTPNQQGQWYFYTGQYGKAARAFENTHWKATSYYMNEEWELAAQYFSRLKTKEARFALGNSYAHNESYWEAEEVYLDLLEEYPNWPEVQNNLKLVRVIIEARDLMSESQQQDMEEQSESSQEAENDKFHKSKGRKEEVRGKQVEVKQYSADEILNDAALNKMWMKNVQKDPAAFLANKFQAQVNNRGSQ
- a CDS encoding DUF58 domain-containing protein, coding for MMREQALDERIHTSLKHLMRLKHHAHGFSFLPKQPVKSVLMGRKRSTIRGRGLDFVELRDYRPGDDIRSMDWRVTNRMRKPYVRIYAEEKDRPVMIIVDQRRGMFFGSQWKMKSVIAAELAALTAWKALDDGDRIGFIFLGDENFVECPPTRSRAKIQQYMALLAKFNQRLTATGSGKKQVLSMPELLAKSEKLITHDYLVIVISDFNERQSRVLTSLSKITEHNDIIVYYVADSLEHDIAKLQDMVVGDGEFQMQIDATNQALVDDYNAYTRAAIKAISQTFAKHNIPMLSFNTHDDVAKQIRQYLGAA
- a CDS encoding AAA family ATPase, with translation MTTLLDQVKALQAEVNQSVLGQEKLVNALTIALLTNGNVLLEGLPGTAKTRSIRTLAKVLTANLGRIQFTPDLLPSDVTGTEVYQEVEGKPTLTFKEGPIFNNLVLADEINRAPAKVQAALLEAMEERQVTVMGKSYKLPPLFMVLATQNPIEQEGTYPLPEAQMDRFAMKINLDYPDDEAELSIIRLVRGEEAQQSHTPVQVEQEVIFQAREAVTSMHISEDVEKYIVAIIMATRKPERYTDSPLKDWIAVGSSPRATITLDKCARAQAWLNGKDYVDPDDVRSIVADVLRHRIALSYEAQADGVTTDDVISEIIKQVAVI
- a CDS encoding BatD family protein — protein: MLQRLLLTLFLLAMTLHLHAATLEELVEQEKVSVDIKLVESGELVVGQELTVTLTFATQTWFKGANRFTLPEIPNAVVVQRDTFGSNETQRINGETWVMQHKRFSVFPQTSGRFEIPAIKIDMKVFVPGVGDVSGEVYSKPLNFEVSVPAELAFVDTWWPAKSFKVSEQWDKSFDVLKPGFSIERTITIEADGLLAMMLPEINHPPIKGLAHYVKPPQLLDDNTRGNKLAKRIQKIDYVVEESGEVVIPSVEFTWYNTESQTVEYITIEAQVVELGQLSPKEKLIKLAKQMANYWQELVVGLLIFIVLIYAWKKLSIKRVKPRYQASKVKGQLAQASHDKNARRFIKWAYVYLDWFSGADKVNLLRAEKIDSNTSLNGCFDSVFAEQGKQPVKLTSALKYVLKTKRVAGKSTQRVDLSMNPKD